In Aliarcobacter faecis, a genomic segment contains:
- a CDS encoding type II secretion system protein encodes MKSAFSLLELIFAIVILGIIVAFAVPRFMDTKDSALVSTIKRDINTAINSIQSYYLLNQKIDKISDSMNISDANWNIEDLKISDKNGCLSLEVNKTKTPITLDLKVDTAKTSSICTKIKDSGLVTKSYEVY; translated from the coding sequence ATGAAAAGTGCCTTTTCTCTTTTAGAGTTGATTTTTGCTATTGTTATTTTAGGGATAATTGTTGCCTTTGCAGTGCCAAGATTTATGGATACAAAGGATAGTGCTTTAGTCTCAACTATAAAAAGGGATATAAATACTGCTATTAATTCAATTCAAAGTTACTATTTATTAAATCAGAAAATAGATAAGATAAGTGATTCTATGAATATATCTGATGCAAATTGGAATATTGAAGATTTAAAAATAAGTGATAAAAATGGTTGTTTATCTTTGGAAGTAAATAAAACAAAAACACCAATTACTTTGGATTTAAAAGTTGATACAGCAAAAACTTCATCAATTTGTACAAAAATAAAAGATAGTGGATTAGTAACAAAAAGTTATGAGGTTTACTAA